CTTGGTTTTATGGTTATGGTAAAGTTGACACCCATGGAATGTGTTTACATTTGTagtaatctgtgtgtgtgtgtgtgtgtgtgtgtgtgtcagggtgAGTGATGAGAAAGATGCTCGGGGCTACCTGCAGGCTCTGGCCACTAAGATGACAGAAGAGCTGGAGGGGCTGAGAAGCAGCAGCCTGGGAGCGAGAGCCACggtaaataaacacaaacacttcgTCTGTCTGCTGCAGAACTAAAGGAAATcccttcttgttgttgttgttgttgttgttggtagAAACTAGTTCAgtaattatacattttaaaatgatgaagcCAAAGTGTAGCTTGAATGAATATCATCAAAGAAGACAGTCTTTTGCTCCTTTACACTGACAGATAAGTCGAGGAGTGGTGAGTCCCTTTCTGTCTTGTGATTCACTCAGTTTCAGCTTCTGTCTCCGTTTCAGGACATGCCGTGGAAAATGCGGCGTTTGGCCAAGCTGGACATGTCTGCACGCCTGGAGCTGCAGTCGGCTCTGGACGCTGAGATCAGGGCAAAGCAGAGCATCCAGGACGAGCTGAACAAAGTAAAGGCCAACAACATTTCCACAGAATGGTATGACTGCTaaacttgtcttttttttaaaaacaacttaaaaacaCTTTTGCTAAACGACAGCTAACGTATCATTGTGTCTGATCGATCAGTAAACTGCAGGATGTTGAAAGTAAAAACCAGGAACTGCTGGCTGAGATTGAGCGTCTGAAAAAGGAGACGGAGGAGCTGCGGCTACGGCGAGGTGAGTACGCGTGCTGTGGCTGAATGGGCGCTGTGCACTGAAACCTTTGGAGATTATCACACTACAGGAGGGTTACGCAACAATCAGACGCTCGGGACTCTTAATGTGCTGTGTACAGAAAAATGTATTGTTGCTTGGGGCTCATGAATCTGCCCCCCAGCTCTTTGAGGCAGTCCTGTGACTCGTGTAAGTCACCCTTTGATGTTTTGATATTGTGTTCTTAACAATGGTTGTCTTATTTGTCCTGTGACTATAGGTGTCAAGCACCAGGATTCCCAGAATTCCTTCTTGGCTTTTCTCAATGCCCCCACCTCAGCTCTCGACCAGTTCGATGTAAGCATTAACGAGAAAATCTGGTTATGAGCACAACAATGTGTCTACCTCAAATGAAAGATTCAAATCCATGACTTTAAATTCTCTGCTCTCCattaagatgttgttgttttcttcacgctttcattatttatttttttcaccagtttttatttttgttttgtcttttgttttcctCACATCACTTCCTGCTACACAAGGATTCTTAttcctcatcctcatcttctTTAATTGAGTTTTGGGAAGATGTAAGTTTATCTTGGTTAGTTGggggtcagtgtgtgtgtctgtgtgtgtgtgtatgcacatgCAACAGTAGCTGTATGCTGTAGGACTGAACATATGAACTAGATGAGAAGATGGTGTATGTGCATACTgtagatttgtgtgtgtgtgtgttaccgtATGGAAACGTGGGTCAGACAGTATTAGCTGTTATTTGAAGAAGGAAAACTTGTTTATATTGTGCTCTTATAACAAGATGATTTAAAAGTGGCTCCACAGGATGGGTTTCACATTTCAGCTCACATATATTagttaaaactaaaactacatgTGATTCTACtaagataaaaatgaaaatatagatGAACTATCCTTTTAGTTTCTGTTAGTTTGGTTTAAAAAACTTGCCTCGAGAGGTTTTGATGGGCGTGTTTTATGGAGACTCTGAGTCAGCTGCCCTTTAAAACTTGTGTAACTCTATGACCTAAATCTGagactaaaaactaaaataaaactaaacattttcaaacattaaaaactaaagTGGAAGAAGAAAATCCACTGAagctaaactgaattaaaaaactAACCAGAAAATGCAAAACTCTAATAACTGGTTATTTGTACCATATCTAAGCCCACAATCCTTTGAGTTTGGCGACAGAGCGTAGGACGCATACTGATCTTTcactttctcttttcatgtagtCGAGAAGGACGTCAGGAGAATCATTTTGTCTATAACAGTTGAAATTAGGAGGGTTTGATAGTGAGTATGAGCCCAGGCAGTGAGAGTGAAGTAAACGAGTGTCGAGGGCTGACAAAAAGTGAGTTTGCACTGGAGCACCAAAGGCAGCATGAAAACACAACAGTAGTTGATTTCCAGTCTACATCTTCTGACTGTCAGTATTGCACTGGCCTGCAGTTTTTACTTCAGGCTAAACTGGATCTGCTGCGTCTGGCCTCCTTAGAAGCTACATGACCTCCATGTTTGCTGCTAACATGAGAGCATTTTGGATTGAAGCTGCTCAGCGAGGGAATAATAATATTGTGGCAGCTTCTCTAAACACACTGAGGACAAACGGGGAAAAGTGGAGTTTGCAGAATATGTCCACTTTTAAAAGGAGATGTTTTCATTGTTTCCAGTGCAGTCAGATTCATTTTACCTGCTTTAAGAAAATAACATGGCTTTATAGTttaattcaatatttagtatgaaCACTTGTGAAGGTGGACATTTCTTGTAGTCCTTGTATTTAGATGCTTGCTAGGCTACTGGACTGGCTCTACTTTGGCTTTCTAGAGCGAGAACCTGAGAAAACAACATCATTCACAAACTTGAAGTATTTGTCCAGTCAGGCCTGTCACTGTTCTCTCTACTGCATTTCCTTAGTAGCTCCTTCCTCATTACATGTGTACTTTTCCACCATGTCTGCAGCACAGCCCTCATGGATACAGGAATCTAATGCAGTGCTTCCCAACCAGGCTCGCTGTGCCCCAGCGTGATGTTACACAGTTCATTTGACTGAAACAAGCAGCTTAAATTCAACAAAGCGACTGaactgaaaaatgtttgtttgagCAGAAAATGATGGATGCAGGTGTGGTGAATCATGAGCTAGAgctgataaaaatgtaaatcGATGGTTTTCTATTAGTGTCATTGTGCTGCAGAGGAAACGCTGCATTGGCCGGACATGGTTGGGAATCACGGGTCTAATGTAGTACAGCCTTTTTCTCCCATTTTCATGTGTCTCCCGGAGTCTGTTTAAAGATGTTTTCAGCCTTTCTGACATTCACTCATCTGTGTCTCTGCCTCTCCTCCTGCCACTGAAGCACTCGCCGTCCGTCGGCCCAGCTAGCAAAGGCAGACGTGTAAGCACCATCACAGATGTGTAGTCTCGTCACGCTGGTTCAtttgtgtggctgtgtgtttgcatggcaggtgtttgtttgaatttgtCAGATTGTGCCTGTATGTGGTGCTGCTACGggtgctttgtttgtttgcatggTTTCTGGTGGATGCTTGGCACGGGCACTGGGCTGTGATGTGTGATACTGTTGTGCTTTGAAAGTGTTTGCTGTGTGTATTATGGTGACAGCCCTTTCCTATTAGCATGGATGCTGGCTAGCTGTTCTTCTTCATTTTCCCTCATCGCCTTCCTTTTACAccttcctccctctcctcccgTTTGTCGCACCTTTCTTACTCTCTGTTCTCTCTTGCAATTTTCCTCTCTCCACAGGTGGACTCTGTGGATAATTTCACCCCCTCCAACACTCCGTCTCGGGAAGATGACCCCAAGTCCCACCTTAAGCCCCGCTCTCGTTCACCTTCCATGGCTAGTGACATAGAGCCAATAGAGGTTAGCCATTCCCTAAATCTGGGCAAGAAACCCACAGCTCCAGCGTCTCAGCCTCGTTTGCTAACCAGCAGCACATTAGCCTCTCAGACTGAGGTTAAATATTATGCAGCAAGTAAACATCAGAGCTCTGCTGAAAACCAAAGAACATCACTGGCAGCTCGTTTATCCAGCATGATGTGGATCTTCTCATGGCTGAACATTTGTGTGATCCTGAAGCTTCACCAAGCTTGTTCTTTGCGACACAACGATTCTTCACGTTTTTATAGGACGAAACAGtgatgatgttttttgtgttgttgttcacGTAGTTGATCGATCATCCTCGCTCAGTTCAGACGCCCACCATGCGCTCAGGAGGTTATGGCAGTATCGGGCGCTCCTCACCTAAGGTTAGTCATCGATTACTCGCCGCTGAACAACCACGGCTCAAGTTTCTCTGTTTGATAACCGCTCGTTATGCCCTCTGCAGCCCAAAGCACATCAGTTTGTAGTGAAGACATTCAACACACCCACTAAGTGTAACCAGTGCACCTCTCTGATGGTGGGGCTCATCCGTCAAGGCTGTACGTGCGAAGGTGAGCGCGAGAGGAACGGCCGGGGGATGTTTGACACGATTCAGTACTTCTACAGTCACAGCCCTGACCCGTCTCCCTCTGTCCTTCTAGTGTGCAACTTTTCCTGCCATGTAACGTGTGCGGACAAAGCTCCAGCTGTGTGCCCCGTGCCGCAGGACCAGACCAAGGGCCCGCTGGGCATCGACCCTCAGAGGGGGATCGGTACTGCTTACGAAGGACACGTCAGGGTGAGTGAAGGCTCAGAGACCTGTGAGGGACCGGTTCTAAAGAATGCAAATGTCTGCAGTGTGTACGATCCTCGCCGTTTAGAAACCGCTGACGCTGGACGCTTGGCGAGATGCAGGACTGATCGCACTGATGCACAGATCTAAGAGGTCTGTTAATgaactgtttgtgtttgtaggtGCCCAAACCAACCGGGGTGAAAAAGGGTTGGCAGAGGGCGATGGCTGTGGTCTGTGACTTTAAATTGTTCCTCTATGAACTGGGAGAAGGAAAAGCAACACAGCCAAGTGTGGTAGTCAGTCAAGTCATAGATATGAGGTAAGAACTCCTCCTGAAACTAAGAAAAGCATTTAAGGAAGAATTGCCTGCTTCTGGTTTTTTAGTTTCTAAGTAAATGTCAGTAAAAGTCACCAGAATGTGACTTTTGTGTTTTGgataaaatgtgtgttttacagACGCATGCGAGTAAATTATGATGgaaatctttgttttctgacACATTTAAACCCaaagattcatttaaaaaagagaaaaatgaatcAGTCGTTAAAATAATGACACAAAGGGGAGCTCGGCCATCAGCTGGTGTCAGTCCCAGCCCACATCAGCTGGTATCCAGTCGGTGGACTGAAGCTGCTGTAGCACGCTTACAGTCGATGGgcatctgcaagctgctttgcaactcACCTCCACCCTTCATGCTGGGTTAGACATAAACAATAGTGCTGTTGCTCTCCCAGTCGTGCATGTGGAAATAACCAGCGCCTGTTAACTGCAGCGCCGTGACGGGAACATTTCTAACAGTTTcttcaaaaatgttttggaCTTGCGGCGGAGCCTTTAGTGACGAGCATCGTTTCAAAGCAAGAGTACAAAATGTTAACGTGCGATGAAAACACTGATCTCAATCTTTCACTCAGGGATGAAGAGTTTTCAGTCAGTTCAGTCCTGGCCTCTGATGTCATCCACGCCAGCCGCAAGGATATTCCCTGTATATTCAGAGTGAGTACCTGTCCACGCCGTGCGTGTCAGTAAAGCGGCTCCTGGGTCAGGGCTGCGTGCACAGTCGTGTTTGTATTTCTAATGATTGTCGTTGCCAAAGAACCATATTATGACAACTGGATGAACTTGAAGAAGAGATGCGTCAAACGCCAAAATAATCTCTTTCAAACACATAATGTGACCCTTCATCGtccctcctctttcctcaggTGACGGCGTCCCAGCTGTCCCCCTCCAGCAGCCACAAGCCCTCCATCCTGATCCTGGCCGACAGCGACCAGGAGAGGACCAAGTGGGTGGGCCTCCTCAGTGAGCTCCACCGCATCCTGAAGAGGAACAAGCTCAAGGAGCGCTTCGTCTACGTCCCCAAGGAGGCTTACGACAGCACCCTGCCCCTCATCAAGACGACACAGTCTGCTGCTATCATAGGTGGGCGCTCAACAAAGAGCGTCACCAACACGCTCAACCCTCAGCAAGTGTTAAAGGAAATCGCGACCCAAAAACTCTGTGTTGTCATCTGACCCGAGTTCAGTCGTGTTTTAGAAATGCACCGTTTAATCATCACAGGAGCCGTTACCTGCCAAAGTCAGACAAAGACCCTCCCAGCAGTTTATCGATAGTTTTGAGTTTTCAGTACAGTCTTTGTCTCCTCAGCGCTGCTGTCTCACCTCATTTGTTTTACTCTCAGATCACGAGCGCGTCGCCCTGGGCAACGAGGAAGGCCTTTTTGTCATCCATGTCACCAAAGATGGTAGGATCTGTGTTGATGTTTTTGGTGCTTGAGAAGAGTTCCCGGCTGTGCGACTTGTGTCGCCTCTCCTTTCTGCCTCTTTTCCCTCACTCCTCCCTCTGTCCTCAGAGATAATCCGGGTGGGGGACAACAAAAAGGTGCACCACATTGACCTGATGCTCCAGGAGCAGCTGCTGGCGGTCATCTCCGGCAGGAACCGCCACGTCCGCCTCTTCCCCACGCAGGCCCTGGACGGCCGCGAGACCGAGTTCTACAAGCTGGCGGAGACGAAAGGCTGCCAGACCATCGTGTCGGGTCCGGTCCGCAACGGCTCGATCACCTGCCTCTGCGTGGCCATGAAGAATAAAATCATATGTTACGAGGTCAGAAAAAGCTCACGCTTGCTAACCCTCGAGGCTTCTGCCACGTCTCACTTGATGTGACTTGATGTGATGTGCTGACACTCCTGCAGGTGAATAAGAGTAAAATGCGTCACCGTCGGCTGCGGGAGCTGCAGGCCCCAGGGCCGGTTCAGTGGATGGGTCTGCTCAGTGAGCGTCTCTATGTGGGCTATCAGTCTGGCTTCATGCGCTACAGGTACTTTACATCATTACAGCTGCGCTCCTCTGAGCCCTTCAGCGTACACAAGTCTGACTTTGTGCTCCTGAAACCCTCCACAGTGTCCATGGGGACATGTCCCCTGTCAGCCTGCTCCACGCTGAGGACCACACACTGGCCTTCATCCCTCAGCAGGGCCTGGACGCCCTCTGTGCCGTGGAGATCTCCAGCAaggagctgctgctgtgcttcAGTGCCATCGGCGTGTACGTGGACTCACAGGGCCGCAGGTCGCGGCAGCAGGAGCTCATGTGGCCGGCTGTGCCCATCGCAGCCTGTGAGTGCGCGCTGTTACAGTTTGATACACAGATGTGTGAATGCGACACGCGTGTGCGAGGCAGTCACCCTGTGCTTATACAACTCAACGTGACTGTTGGGCCGTTACAGGatgttgtttgtatttgtgtacaTTTTATCTGAAAGAGTGAAACTGCGATCTCAGCTGCTGTATTATGTTCCTCAGGCTACAACGCCCCCTACCTGTCCGTGTACAGCGAGAACGCCGTGGATGTGTTTGATGTCAACACCATGGAGTGGATTCAGACCATCCCGGTCAAAAAGGTCGGTGTCTGTGTGAAAGTGACTGAAGCTTCAGCAGTTTTGGAAATAACTCAGTCTCACCTTTGATGGCTGCACAGATCAGTCAGCTTTAAACACTGATGTGTGTGGTGTGTATGTACGGTGACTCCAGGGACTAAACTAAAAGCTCACAGGTCACAAGTTGGTCTGAATCTTAGCAGATTTGCTGATTTCTCTGCTCGCCCTCCAGATGCGACCTCTGAATGTGGACGGCTCTCTGAACCTGCTGGGGCTGGAAACCGTGCGCCTTATCTACTTTAGAAACAAGATGGCCGGTAAGATCGCTCTCTGTGCCGTGTGAGGTGAAGAATACGTTCTCAGTCTCTTTTTAGCATTTTTCGGTTAAATGTCTTTATTATTAAGCGTAGGATTAACTGCAAACTACTGTAGTGGCAGGTCAGGATCCAGCTGATGTGACCTGCTTATATAACAGCATAAGACCAAATTACAGCGTGGCAAACTTAAAGGTTAATCGGCGCTAGGCCACATGTCATCACGACCCTCACAGATGGAAGTAGCTGATGTTTGCGTCACGTGACATGCAATAAGTTAAAGGAAGTcgcacataaaaacaaaaagtcctcTCTGTTGCCAGTTTGAATCTTCCTCCTGGTTTTAATCTGTGTCCAGCATCAGCAGCCAAACGATGATCTTTGTTGATCTTTCAGAGGGCGACGAGCTGGTCGTCCCGGAGACGTCAGACAACAGCCGGAAGCAGATGGTGCGCAGCATGAACAACAAGAGACGCTACTCGTTCAGAGTGCCGGAAGAGGAGCGACTTCAGCAGAGGAGGTAGTTTACCTGAAGCTTTGTACTCGCTGCGAGGAGCTCTCGGAGAATTCACCGTTATTTCCCCAAAGCTGCTCTCACCACGCTGAGCTGTTTTCTAATGCTGATGAATGATGGCCTGGTCCCGATGGTTGTGGATCTATATTTTTAACTGAACCAGCTGTATTAGCATCATCATTGTAGggaggaaaaagtgaaaaacctCTTTGCTCTCTTTGACGCTCTGATCCTGTGTCTGTGATTCCAGAGAGATGCTGCGAGATCCCGAGATGAGGAACAAACTGATCTCCAATCCAACCAACTTCAACCACGTGGCTCACATGGGACCAGGAGATGGGATCCAGATCCTGAAAGATCTGCCCATGGTACATCTGCATACACACGAACATGCTTCCTGTGAGCGTGCGATCCCTGACGTGTTCACACACTGAAGCCCCCTCACCCTCACACTGACACTGTCTGGTCCTGAGTTGTGTGTCTGTAGAGAGCGTGCATCATGTTTTTCTGCCccgtgcgtgcgcgtgtgtgtgttgtttacaTGCACCCTCCTCACTCCTCTCCCCCCGCActgcactctgtgtgtgtgtgtgtgtgtgtgtgtgtgtgtgtgtgtgttttctgcgTGTTTAAACCAGAACGTCCGTGTTCAGGATAGCCGAGCGGGGTTCAGCGGCTCCGTCAGCATTCCCTCCATCACCAAGAACCGGGCCGAGCCGGGCCGCTCCATGAGTGCCAGCAGCGGACTGGGCATACGTGAGTACCGGCAGTCGTGTTAGAGCTCACGTTCAGGAGAGGTTCGTCTGTCAGATGCTGTGGCTTCATGTTCGCCGCCTCCTCTCGTCTCTGCAGGCTCGTCCTCGCAGAATGGCAGCGCTCTGCGCAGGGAGCTGTCAGGGGGAAGCTACGGGTCCAAACGCCAGACCATGACCTCTCCTTCCGAGAGCTCCCTGTCCTCTGGCGGAGGGGTGGACTGCGGTGATGCTCCGCTCTCACAGTTCGACAGAGAGGTCAGTGAACATGCAGCTTCACTCTGAGTATTAAACAGAAAGTGTTTCGTCCAAACAAACTAACCTCGCCATTAACTAAATAACTCAGTTTTTACTGGCTGTTGGCTCGAACCTGCAACATCATGTCAATCAAACATCAGCTTCGTATGAAGTCCACATAGAGACGGTTGTTTTCTTGTTGTGAACTTTTAGCAGGTAGACATTATCAGCAGAAACTGCCTTTACTCCCCTTTGAACAAAACTCCTCCCTCCATCAGTCACGAGCATCCCGACATCTGCAGGCCGCGCTCCTCATCCCATCGCTCCGGCAGGTGTTAGCTCCCTGTGATGTCAGTAGAGACCGTTATTGCCATGATTCTTGCTTTTAGCTCTTTTAGGTCGGATGAGAGCCAATCAGACTCCAGTCTGGCACTGGTGGTGCAACATCGCTCATAATGGTTTCCGGCAACATCACTTCTAAGTTGTTTTCACTCGCATGAAGTGACTCTGATCGAGAGTAcaggaaaaaattaaaagttatGGGCGAcgtctgccccccccccccagtcccCTTGTCATTCCCCCTGCTGGTCCTCCCTTCCCATTGGACGTTGTCAACTCCATCCTGCCCCATCTCGCCTCCCTCCATCCTAACTCAGCTGTTCCCTGCTTCGTGCCTGtcccccctcccttttccttcatccctCCCCACCCCAGCATGTTGTCTGTGGGCTGGGCGCTGAGTCTGAACTCTCCTCTGCAGTGGCAGGCAGTCTCACCGTCGGAGAAGACCCCCGATCTGAAAAGGGCTTTAAGGACCCTGCTTAGTAAGATGAAGGTAACGTCAACAGCTGCAAACACACAACTGAGAGCACCGTGTCACTGTgtatcagacacacacacacacacacacacacacacacacacacacaccactgagAGTCTGTGGCCCCCTTCGCTGCACCATTTCAGCACCGTCACATCAGCAGCCTCTGATTGGTTTGTTGCATCTCTCAGCTGCACCATCTGGCCTTCGTGTCATCGCCTTTCGTTGCCGATGGAGTGACGCGGCGCTGCTTCACCATCGCTAATCACAGAGCATGTGTGCTTCCATACTGCCCCCCGATGGCCTGCCCATGTTTCCTAACCAGGAGCTGTCAGCTTAGAGCACAACCAGACCTCAGGTTAATCAGCAGGTGATGGGAAATGAATACAGAGTAAAGGAACAATGTCACAAACTTGaataaacagataaatattTTGGCATTAATAATCCACACAAGTTTTCAATGCATGATGTTTCCTCGTTTGCCGTTCCATCGTTGTATTGGTGGTGCCACCCAGGAGGCCCCTGGTTATAAGACTGTGCCGtcacacaaaggaaaaaaaactccagAAATTCTCTCATGATAGAGAACAAGAGTGTGCATGCTTGAGTGACGCGTGTCAGGTCACTGTTTAGTCGATGTGGGCGGGAGCACAGTGTAGCTGCGCCTTTGCTGCCCATCTACACTGACTCATGCAGCTGTGCTTCGTGTAGCCGTAGTGTGACTGTGCTCTTTAGTATTTTATAGCTGGGGTGTGTTTAGATGGGATATAAATAGACGATTGGATCGGTGAACTGTAAGAAACGTACATTACACAGTGTATGAAACACCCAGGACATCAGTGAGCTGGGAGGAGCCTCACACACTGTACATCACTACAAGGGTGAAAGGGGTGAagcaagcccccccccccacacacacacacaccctcccccCACCACCAGCTCGGCCTGCCtgcatgtttgttttccttcagcTGATCATTTCTGGTCAATCGAGCCGTTCATCTGCATAAGCGGAAGACGAGGCGGGGGCGGGTCAGCGTCACTCAGTCTGACTTCCTGTCTGCCCCGCCGTCACAAAAAGCAGATTAATGAGCAGCGCATGTGCAGCAAGCACTCGTCATCAGTAGCTGTTAGGAGCAGACAGAGGCGCAGCTTCATCTGTCGTACGCGTCCCAGTTTACTTTGTGGAAGGGATCGTCTAATTTCTCCAACTCTTCCCTCTTTCCTCCAGGATTCAGACTCCCCGCGCCACTCCACGGCCTCCAACAGCTCCACCTTCAGCAGCCCTCCCAGCCCGGCCTCCCCACACAAGACCAAGTCCCTGTCCTTGGAGAGCACAGAAAGGATGGGCTGGGACACATGAGCCCCCAGCGGCCCATCCAACCCCCCTCACCCACCCACCGACTGACCCATCAACCGACCCACCGACCGACAGCACAGGACTCCAAATTCTCCAACTCTTCCTTTTTTGAATATTGTTCCCTCACTGCCCAGAGAACTGCACCTCCTGCTCACCACTCCCTCCCAAAGAAGATTTGTCCCACTTTACCCCCCCCCGCACTGTGTCTCAGCGTTCTTCCACAGTGGGGCCGAAACACTCGCTAGAAAGCGAGGGACAAGCTATCAAATACTATCAGTGGTGTACATGTGGGTGCTGATgttttgcttgtgtgtgtgtgagtgtgagagagagagagagagagaaggtgtGTGTGATGTTGGGCAGGTGATGCGGGAACAGGAAGCTCCCATTTTGGCTCTTTTTGGTCAACTTGTCGAGATTCACTGAGAGACTCTTAAAAAGTCACGATGCAATCCAAAAAGAAGATGAAATATTATTGAGAGCAGAAGGTTTGTACTTGTACATAGGACCCGCCGGGATTCAGGGGGAcagtgttttaatttatttatcaaTCATAGACGAGGAAAGGGAGCTCTGCTGCTTTGTGGCCGAAGCAGACGGGTGGATTTAACCCCCCCCACCACCTGCTTTCTCTCTGGGtgctgcaaaaaaaacaaaaaaatttaaaaaggaattacttttattttttgctcctGCTACTAAGTGCAGTGActttataacatttttaatttccacCATCAGCAAAAAGCTCCAACAGCGGCTCCTGTCACATCACACGACAAACTCATTCGGTTCCTCAGAGCGAACGACATCATCAGGGGTGCGCGTCCTCCGTCGTAGACGCTCCACGTTGTCCAGCCAAAACTCCCGTCACAGTCATGTACATAGGTTCAGAGTAGAGAGTAATATATGATAAGGAAAATACTATAGAGAACTACACGGGACGGAAAACTCCTCCTTTATTTTCCCGCTTTTGTTTGGAGTGATTCCGGGTTGTATCGCACTCGAAGCCAttttaaaaccactttttttgtttttactgatttattttagatttgtttgttttcatgttgtttctatgacgtacgtgtgtgtgcgtgtgcgcgcaTCCCTCCCCTCCACGGgatgagtggaaaaaaaaaaaaagaagctgactTGTGTATCGGCACTGCtgcctgtacacacacacacacacacacacacacacacacacacacacacacacacacaggcggtTGTTGCCTTGTTGTGCTCCTCTGACTGTTGGCGGTGTTTGAAAGGTCGCTGAGATGAGCTCCGTTTCACCAGATACGGACAAAAGAGGGCGACGCTGCGACTTTGCTCATTCCAACGAATGTTTTAATGACTCGTGAAAATTTGTAAGAGGAGGGATTAAAAAAATGAGAATGTAAACAGTGCGAGGAAGTCACACCTGGGTTTGTGTTCTGGAGGCGATGGAGTAAATGACCTCTGTGctgcctgttgttgttgtgtgaacTGAACAGGGCCGGAGCTCTGAGCCGCCTCCACGGCactactttactttacttttcctttgtCAGAGTGGAaaggcctttaaaaaaaatagaagaggGGGGAAATGGTGTGGCAGCTTCTGGCTGCAGAGCAGGGCATTCACAGCCAAAAACCTGTTACCTCTGTTCATCTCCTGTGATTTCCAAGCAGACTGAAAGGCATTTTGTCCCGAGGGACACGGCGGCGTGGCATTATCTGTGCAAAGAACCCACAGAGAGGGTTTTAGCCTCGCTCCACGTGATTCCACTCGTCCTGTTTGTCAGAAAGGGAAAACTCTTCAGTGGTCATTCCCCCTGTGGAAACACAGCAAAGAGCTGCAGACAGCTCATTCCAggtgttattatttttattttattattttttaatttgaagaGAGAGGTTTAGAGCTCCCAGCTGGTTTTACTCCAAATATcttaggacttttttttttaa
The genomic region above belongs to Pelmatolapia mariae isolate MD_Pm_ZW linkage group LG15, Pm_UMD_F_2, whole genome shotgun sequence and contains:
- the cdc42bpab gene encoding serine/threonine-protein kinase MRCK alpha isoform X1, producing the protein MSGEVRLKKLEKLILDGPAQSNGQCLSVETLLDILVCLYDECNNSPLRREKNVLEFLEWAKPFTSKVKQMRLHKEDFEILKVIGRGAFGEVAVVKVKNTDKVFAMKILNKWEMLKRAETACFREERDVLVNGDCQWITTLHYAFQDDNNLYLVMDYYVGGDLLTLLSKFEDRLPEEMAKFYLAEMVLAIDSVHQLHYVHRDIKPDNILLDMNGHIRLADFGSCLKLMEDGTVQSSVAVGTPDYISPEILQAMEDGKGKYGPECDWWSLGVCMYEMLYGETPFYAESLVETYGKIMNHKERFQFPQQITDVSEEAKDLIRRLICSREHRLGQNGIEDFKQHPFFAGIDWDNIRMCEAPYIPEVSSPTDTSNFDVDDDCLKNSETMPPPSHTAFSGHHLPFVGFTYTSKCTLSDRGCLRQLGGEPGKAGQDKLDVEVQRSLEDSLATEAYERRIRRLEQEKLELSRKLQESTQTVQALQHTGEGPLSANKEVEIRSLKSEIDILKKQIADSGQLEKQLEDVTLARRDLEDSSKHIKTLEKQMKSITQERDDLQKDLMDASEKLKSQSKELKEAHSQRKLAMQEFSELNEKLTDLRSVKQRLVRQLRDKEEEMESQNQKVEALRLEVRKAERAKKEMEAQVEEQAAEAQKEKKLRERNEQYSRQLEEELEGLKVKQAGPSAAPAPADQTQEVGRLRGEMEKKTMFFEEELARRGAQYSAELKALRKELRDAESQQLNLQKEILMLKDKLEKTRRESDDSMSQSEREELETEYKQEYERERVLLTEENKKLSSELDKLTTMVEKMSSSNRQLEDEMRGLADKKESVAHWEAQITEIIQWVSDEKDARGYLQALATKMTEELEGLRSSSLGARATDMPWKMRRLAKLDMSARLELQSALDAEIRAKQSIQDELNKVKANNISTECKLQDVESKNQELLAEIERLKKETEELRLRRGVKHQDSQNSFLAFLNAPTSALDQFDDSYSSSSSSLIEFWEDHSPSVGPASKGRRVDSVDNFTPSNTPSREDDPKSHLKPRSRSPSMASDIEPIELIDHPRSVQTPTMRSGGYGSIGRSSPKPKAHQFVVKTFNTPTKCNQCTSLMVGLIRQGCTCEVCNFSCHVTCADKAPAVCPVPQDQTKGPLGIDPQRGIGTAYEGHVRVPKPTGVKKGWQRAMAVVCDFKLFLYELGEGKATQPSVVVSQVIDMRDEEFSVSSVLASDVIHASRKDIPCIFRVTASQLSPSSSHKPSILILADSDQERTKWVGLLSELHRILKRNKLKERFVYVPKEAYDSTLPLIKTTQSAAIIDHERVALGNEEGLFVIHVTKDEIIRVGDNKKVHHIDLMLQEQLLAVISGRNRHVRLFPTQALDGRETEFYKLAETKGCQTIVSGPVRNGSITCLCVAMKNKIICYEVNKSKMRHRRLRELQAPGPVQWMGLLSERLYVGYQSGFMRYSVHGDMSPVSLLHAEDHTLAFIPQQGLDALCAVEISSKELLLCFSAIGVYVDSQGRRSRQQELMWPAVPIAACYNAPYLSVYSENAVDVFDVNTMEWIQTIPVKKMRPLNVDGSLNLLGLETVRLIYFRNKMAEGDELVVPETSDNSRKQMVRSMNNKRRYSFRVPEEERLQQRREMLRDPEMRNKLISNPTNFNHVAHMGPGDGIQILKDLPMNVRVQDSRAGFSGSVSIPSITKNRAEPGRSMSASSGLGIRSSSQNGSALRRELSGGSYGSKRQTMTSPSESSLSSGGGVDCGDAPLSQFDREWQAVSPSEKTPDLKRALRTLLSKMKDSDSPRHSTASNSSTFSSPPSPASPHKTKSLSLESTERMGWDT